In Candidatus Neomarinimicrobiota bacterium, a genomic segment contains:
- the purH gene encoding bifunctional phosphoribosylaminoimidazolecarboxamide formyltransferase/IMP cyclohydrolase produces MKGYGPIKRVLISVSDKTGLAELGKYLQEAGCEIISTGGTRRVLKEAGVSVTDIQSVTGNPEAFGGRMKTISFQIESALLFDREKDREEAEKLGILPIDMVVCNLYPFERVKNEGADLSRLIENIDIGGPAMIRAAAKNYKWVTTVVDPGDYGMVMENMTENGGNTDLETRFKLMRKAFNHTADYDSLIAVTMDEQAGEPTLRFAFDHPQILRYGENSHQKGTLYRLRNALDSLCDMEVLHGKAVSYNNMFDLYGALEAVRDLKGTGCAIIKHANPCGLSEGKNQRKIFKKAWDGDPVSAFGSVIAFNKRVTLETAEFLNLDASDKSRRKFVEILAAPGFEDDALEYLKQHKNLRIVVFDPARLQPVHDMKFIYNALLYQDADRELLDKVDYVSRRKAEVDENLMRFGLTAVRQLKSNAICVVRKCADGDLQLLGMGCGQPNRVNSTLLTLARCRENLKHEYTGNPEGLEEYIRTEMGKAVLFSDAFFPFPDNVELSHAEGIRTIVQPGGSIRDKAVIEKADELDITLIFTGMRHFKH; encoded by the coding sequence ATGAAAGGCTACGGACCAATTAAACGTGTTTTAATCAGCGTGTCGGACAAAACCGGGTTGGCGGAGTTGGGCAAGTATCTTCAGGAAGCGGGTTGTGAAATTATTTCCACCGGCGGGACACGTCGTGTGTTGAAAGAGGCCGGTGTTTCGGTGACGGATATTCAGTCGGTTACAGGAAATCCTGAAGCTTTCGGCGGCCGGATGAAAACCATCTCTTTTCAGATTGAATCAGCTCTTCTTTTTGACCGTGAAAAGGACCGGGAAGAAGCAGAAAAGTTGGGAATTCTCCCTATCGATATGGTTGTTTGCAATCTTTATCCATTTGAAAGGGTTAAAAATGAGGGCGCGGATCTGTCCCGGCTCATTGAAAATATTGATATCGGAGGACCTGCCATGATTCGGGCCGCCGCAAAAAATTACAAATGGGTTACAACTGTTGTGGATCCCGGAGATTACGGGATGGTGATGGAAAACATGACGGAAAACGGGGGAAATACGGATTTGGAAACCCGTTTCAAACTCATGCGGAAAGCCTTTAATCATACGGCCGATTACGACAGCCTGATTGCCGTAACCATGGACGAACAGGCTGGAGAACCGACCTTGCGCTTTGCCTTTGATCATCCGCAGATCCTTCGTTATGGGGAAAACAGCCACCAGAAAGGAACCCTTTATCGCCTGCGGAATGCCCTTGATTCCCTGTGCGATATGGAAGTCCTTCATGGAAAAGCCGTTTCATACAACAATATGTTCGACCTCTACGGCGCCCTGGAAGCGGTTCGGGATCTGAAAGGGACAGGGTGTGCCATCATTAAACATGCCAATCCCTGCGGACTCAGTGAGGGGAAAAATCAGCGAAAAATTTTTAAAAAAGCCTGGGACGGAGATCCGGTATCCGCCTTTGGATCCGTGATTGCTTTCAACAAAAGGGTAACACTCGAAACAGCCGAATTCCTGAACCTTGATGCAAGCGACAAGAGCCGGCGAAAATTTGTGGAAATACTGGCGGCTCCTGGTTTTGAAGACGATGCCCTGGAATATTTGAAACAGCATAAAAATCTGCGTATTGTTGTTTTTGATCCGGCCAGACTTCAACCTGTGCATGATATGAAATTTATTTATAATGCCCTTCTTTATCAGGATGCAGATCGTGAATTGCTGGATAAGGTGGATTATGTGAGCCGAAGAAAGGCTGAAGTGGATGAAAATCTGATGCGTTTTGGACTCACAGCCGTTCGACAGTTGAAATCCAATGCCATTTGTGTTGTCCGGAAATGTGCAGATGGTGATCTTCAGCTCCTGGGCATGGGATGCGGCCAGCCGAACCGGGTGAATTCCACACTTCTTACCCTGGCACGTTGCCGGGAAAATCTGAAACACGAATATACCGGTAATCCTGAAGGACTGGAGGAGTATATCCGCACGGAGATGGGTAAGGCCGTCCTCTTTTCCGATGCATTTTTCCCCTTCCCTGATAATGTGGAGTTGAGCCATGCCGAAGGGATACGGACCATCGTACAGCCCGGCGGATCTATCCGGGATAAGGCCGTCATTGAGAAGGCGGATGAACTGGATATAACACTCATTTTTACCGGAATGCGTCATTTTAAGCATTAA
- a CDS encoding phosphoribosylformylglycinamidine synthase subunit PurQ: protein MKNGKIRALVITGSGINCEEEMAAACRLAGAHADIVHLSRIFNGDVSIHDYDLLNLPGGFSFGDDLGSAKVLANQLKVRPIASGTPFMEEIQRFLQDGKYIIGVCNGFQALVKMGLLPNTGGNREQEATLTFNDSGKFEDRWISCKVLADHPTPFLHGIDVMDLPVRHGEGKLIFKNDDIRQAVVDRKLNVLAYIDREEHITDRYPFNPNGSELNCAGLCDPSGQVFGLMPHPEAYLTAYNHPDWNRRNKTGHLKDEKGEGLQIFVNIVKALG, encoded by the coding sequence ATGAAGAACGGAAAAATCCGGGCTCTTGTGATAACCGGCTCGGGAATTAATTGTGAGGAGGAAATGGCCGCGGCCTGCCGTCTTGCAGGTGCCCATGCGGATATTGTCCACCTGAGCCGGATTTTTAACGGGGATGTGTCAATTCATGATTATGATTTGCTGAACCTCCCCGGTGGGTTTTCTTTTGGGGATGATTTGGGCTCTGCAAAAGTCCTGGCTAACCAGTTGAAGGTCCGCCCCATTGCTTCCGGCACTCCCTTTATGGAGGAAATTCAACGTTTTCTGCAGGATGGGAAATATATTATCGGTGTGTGCAATGGTTTTCAGGCCCTGGTGAAAATGGGACTCCTGCCCAATACCGGTGGGAACCGGGAACAGGAAGCCACCCTGACATTTAATGACTCGGGAAAATTTGAGGACCGTTGGATTTCCTGCAAAGTTCTGGCGGATCATCCCACACCTTTTTTACATGGAATTGATGTTATGGACCTGCCGGTCCGGCACGGTGAAGGCAAATTGATATTTAAAAATGATGATATCCGTCAGGCGGTGGTGGACCGAAAGTTGAACGTACTGGCTTATATAGACAGAGAAGAACATATTACAGACCGATATCCCTTCAATCCCAACGGGTCTGAATTGAATTGTGCCGGACTCTGTGATCCGTCGGGACAGGTTTTCGGACTCATGCCACATCCGGAAGCCTATCTCACTGCCTATAACCATCCCGATTGGAACCGTCGAAATAAAACAGGCCATCTAAAAGATGAAAAGGGAGAAGGATTGCAAATTTTCGTGAATATCGTAAAGGCGTTGGGATAA